In a single window of the Nocardiopsis composta genome:
- a CDS encoding OmpA family protein, which translates to MREGYIGSWGDYLNARIEVTEVARVDGMTRLTAEYTNLEDRAIETGAALNPMNPKWLRIIDPVGQRHYAPFEDIGADASDFRRDELWNPGVTYELVVFLPELEGDPEQVTVEGPGGVGEFAGVPVVDGEPEDYPDALPEDRADGWPAEGERITVPVAEGTPEEDPQELVHDIVSSTESVVNGRETEGDRETVALRTDVLFGFDEAELDEDARAVLKDVIAETEERADPEKPPITVTGHTDGIGKDDYNQKLSEKRADAVREVLEDGLGSGYEFETEGRGSSDPVEPEGGDDDSWARSQNRRVEISYAFKEETSTEEEGRERTERELFEVDPGDAGAPAAFRPVEGEEPAATADFEQSYSYNGDRRHEWTFEAYPFYRDGAFLVARFAATHEGDELPVTRHPFGGSGHLDLSAVDPATGTVYPQVYSVAKDADHEAPSTLSRVGASGWPATAPGSTHYGYLYLAAPPEGTTELPLSVDGYAMLEGVPIEE; encoded by the coding sequence GTGCGGGAGGGCTACATCGGCAGCTGGGGCGATTACCTCAACGCCCGCATCGAGGTGACCGAGGTCGCCCGGGTCGACGGGATGACCAGGCTCACCGCGGAGTACACCAACCTGGAGGACCGGGCGATCGAGACCGGCGCCGCCCTCAACCCGATGAACCCGAAGTGGCTGCGGATCATCGACCCGGTCGGGCAGCGGCACTACGCGCCGTTCGAGGACATCGGCGCGGACGCCTCCGACTTCCGCCGCGACGAGCTGTGGAACCCGGGGGTCACCTACGAGCTGGTGGTCTTCCTGCCCGAGCTGGAGGGCGACCCGGAGCAGGTCACCGTGGAGGGCCCCGGCGGCGTCGGCGAGTTCGCCGGCGTCCCGGTGGTCGACGGGGAGCCGGAGGACTACCCGGACGCGCTGCCCGAGGACCGCGCCGACGGCTGGCCCGCCGAGGGCGAGCGGATCACCGTCCCGGTGGCCGAGGGCACCCCGGAGGAGGACCCGCAGGAACTGGTGCACGACATCGTCTCCAGCACGGAGAGCGTGGTCAACGGCCGGGAGACCGAGGGCGACCGGGAGACCGTGGCGCTCCGCACCGACGTGCTGTTCGGCTTCGACGAGGCGGAACTGGACGAAGACGCCCGCGCCGTGCTCAAGGACGTCATCGCCGAGACGGAGGAGCGCGCCGACCCGGAGAAGCCGCCGATCACCGTCACCGGGCACACCGACGGCATCGGGAAGGACGACTACAACCAGAAGCTCTCCGAGAAGCGCGCCGACGCCGTCCGCGAGGTGCTGGAGGACGGGCTCGGCTCCGGCTACGAGTTCGAGACCGAGGGCAGGGGCTCCTCCGACCCGGTGGAGCCGGAGGGCGGGGACGACGACTCCTGGGCCCGGTCGCAGAACCGCCGGGTGGAGATCTCCTACGCGTTCAAGGAGGAGACCTCCACCGAGGAGGAGGGCCGGGAGCGCACCGAGCGGGAACTGTTCGAGGTGGACCCGGGCGACGCCGGTGCCCCCGCGGCGTTCCGCCCGGTGGAGGGCGAGGAGCCGGCCGCCACCGCCGACTTCGAGCAGTCCTACTCCTACAACGGGGACCGCCGGCACGAGTGGACCTTCGAGGCCTACCCGTTCTACCGGGACGGCGCGTTCCTGGTCGCCCGGTTCGCCGCCACCCACGAGGGCGACGAGCTGCCCGTCACCCGGCACCCGTTCGGCGGCTCCGGGCACCTGGACCTGTCCGCGGTCGACCCGGCCACCGGGACGGTCTACCCGCAGGTCTACTCGGTGGCCAAGGACGCCGACCATGAGGCGCCGTCGACGCTGTCCCGGGTCGGCGCCTCCGGCTGGCCGGCGACCGCCCCCGGCTCCACCCACTACGGCTACCTCTACCTGGCGGCGCCCCCGGAGGGCACCACCGAGCTGCCCCTCAGCGTGGACGGCTACGCGATGCTGGAGGGCGTCCCGATCGAGGAGTAG
- a CDS encoding class I SAM-dependent methyltransferase, whose amino-acid sequence MSDHAAPQQSAQWAEPHGDPAVARISRRPADPVESARASRLWWDRTADEYQAEHGGFLQDSGFVWGPEGLTEDDAALLGPRSALRGARVLEIGCGAAQCARWLAAQGARVVGVDIALGQLRHSRRIDGRTGARTPVAQADAQRLPFADASFDLACSSFGAFPFLPDAPAALTEAARVLRPGGRLVFSVTHPVRWMFPDDPTEAGMTVVQSYFDRRPYIEEDAQGRAVYVEHHHTLGDWTAAITAAGLRLTALTEPEWPQDNRTAWGGWGPHRGRYVPGTAIFTAEKPA is encoded by the coding sequence ATGTCCGACCACGCCGCACCGCAGCAGAGCGCCCAGTGGGCCGAACCGCACGGCGACCCGGCGGTCGCCCGCATCTCCCGCCGCCCGGCCGACCCCGTCGAGAGCGCCCGCGCCAGCCGCCTGTGGTGGGACCGCACCGCCGACGAGTACCAGGCCGAGCACGGCGGGTTCCTGCAGGACAGCGGGTTCGTCTGGGGGCCCGAGGGGCTGACCGAGGACGACGCCGCCCTGCTGGGCCCGCGCTCCGCGCTGCGCGGCGCCCGCGTCCTGGAGATCGGCTGCGGCGCCGCCCAGTGCGCCCGCTGGCTGGCCGCCCAGGGCGCCCGGGTGGTCGGCGTGGACATTGCGCTCGGCCAGCTCCGGCACTCCCGCCGGATCGACGGGCGGACCGGCGCCCGCACTCCGGTGGCCCAGGCGGACGCCCAGCGCCTCCCGTTCGCCGACGCCTCCTTCGACCTGGCCTGCTCGTCCTTCGGCGCCTTCCCGTTCCTCCCCGACGCCCCCGCCGCCCTCACCGAGGCCGCCCGGGTGCTGCGCCCCGGCGGCCGGCTGGTCTTCTCCGTCACCCACCCGGTCCGCTGGATGTTCCCCGACGACCCCACCGAGGCCGGGATGACCGTGGTCCAGTCCTATTTCGACCGCCGCCCCTACATCGAGGAGGACGCCCAGGGCCGGGCCGTCTACGTCGAGCACCACCACACCCTGGGCGACTGGACCGCCGCGATCACCGCCGCCGGCCTGCGGCTGACCGCCCTCACCGAACCCGAGTGGCCCCAGGACAACCGGACCGCCTGGGGCGGCTGGGGCCCGCACCGCGGCCGCTACGTGCCGGGCACCGCCATCTTCACCGCGGAGAAGCCGGCATGA
- a CDS encoding SMI1/KNR4 family protein, with the protein MTPDQDGARPGWREQITGHLPDAGLRPAAGAAALDAAERALGHPLGPEFCGLPAETDGVAGPYGEDVVWPVDRMVEKNRFFRTFPDFRDLYAPFDGLLLIGEHGNGDLFALPADPSAGGAVLVWEHETDTRTEAAPGLRGYLARALTETADWYH; encoded by the coding sequence ATGACCCCGGACCAGGACGGCGCCCGGCCCGGTTGGCGCGAGCAGATCACCGGCCACCTCCCGGACGCGGGGCTGCGGCCCGCCGCCGGTGCGGCCGCCCTCGACGCCGCCGAACGCGCCCTCGGCCACCCGCTCGGCCCCGAGTTCTGCGGCCTGCCGGCCGAGACGGACGGCGTCGCCGGGCCGTACGGCGAGGACGTCGTCTGGCCGGTGGACCGGATGGTCGAGAAGAACCGCTTCTTCCGCACCTTCCCCGACTTCCGCGATCTCTACGCCCCCTTCGACGGCCTGCTGCTGATCGGCGAGCACGGCAACGGCGACCTGTTCGCCCTGCCCGCAGACCCCTCGGCCGGCGGGGCCGTCCTGGTCTGGGAGCACGAGACCGACACCCGCACCGAGGCCGCCCCCGGCCTGCGCGGCTACCTCGCCCGCGCGCTGACCGAGACCGCGGACTGGTACCACTGA
- a CDS encoding Smr/MutS family protein, which yields MRLKLDLHDVYNKNRDIDRALNDIIEEALRKKAKTVEIIPGKGTGQLKKRVLRFLDQKEIRAKYHRVEKDGKNFGRLFVHFKH from the coding sequence ATGAGACTCAAGCTCGACCTGCACGACGTCTACAACAAGAACCGCGACATCGACCGGGCGCTGAACGACATCATCGAAGAGGCGCTCCGGAAGAAGGCCAAGACGGTGGAGATCATCCCGGGCAAGGGAACGGGCCAGTTGAAGAAGCGCGTCCTGCGGTTCCTCGACCAGAAGGAGATCAGGGCCAAATACCACCGGGTGGAAAAGGACGGGAAGAACTTCGGGCGGCTGTTCGTCCACTTCAAGCACTGA
- a CDS encoding long-chain-fatty-acid--CoA ligase — protein sequence METALSPLEFARRTRRLHPQREAVVDGDLRLSYEEFFDRCDRWSAALQSMGVGEGDRVAYIAPNTHAQLESFYAVPQIGAVLVPVNYRLTAEDFVYIVNHSGARVLCVHADQIPAVEPVRDRMPGVERFIALEGARDGWEDYETLLAASGPEFTRPEIDESQLLTLNYTSGTTARPKGVMITHRNAYLNSVGTLLHLRMDVGDRYLWTLPMFHANGWTYTWTVTAAAATHVCLRAVDPARAFELIRTERISRLCAAPTVLIMLANTPAEVRGEVPPGVHVVTAGASPAAATIERLEDELGWTVTHVYGLTETAPFITVCEPRPEHAGLAARDRAALKARQGVELITSGELRVLGEDGGEVPWDGATIGEIAVRGNVVMAGYYNDPEATDRAMGDGWFRTGDAAVTHPDGYVEIQDRIKDVIISGGENISSIEVEGVLLRHPSVQEAAVVGVPHEKWGETPKATIVLRDGASATAEEIIAFARDHLAHFKAPTSVEFADRLPKTATGKIQKYVLRKGASAVSRQ from the coding sequence ATGGAAACCGCTCTCAGCCCGCTGGAGTTCGCCCGCCGCACCCGCCGGCTGCACCCGCAGCGCGAGGCCGTGGTCGACGGCGACCTCCGGCTCAGCTACGAGGAGTTCTTCGACCGCTGCGACCGCTGGTCGGCCGCGCTGCAGTCGATGGGGGTGGGCGAGGGCGACCGGGTCGCCTACATCGCCCCCAACACCCACGCCCAGCTGGAGTCGTTCTACGCGGTGCCGCAGATCGGCGCGGTGCTGGTGCCGGTCAACTACCGGCTCACCGCCGAGGACTTCGTCTACATCGTCAACCACTCCGGCGCCCGGGTGCTGTGCGTGCACGCCGACCAGATCCCCGCCGTGGAGCCGGTGCGCGACCGGATGCCCGGGGTGGAGCGGTTCATCGCGCTGGAGGGCGCCCGGGACGGCTGGGAGGACTACGAGACGCTGCTCGCCGCGTCCGGCCCGGAGTTCACCCGGCCGGAGATCGACGAGTCTCAGCTGCTCACCCTCAACTACACCAGCGGCACCACCGCCCGCCCCAAGGGCGTGATGATCACCCACCGCAACGCCTACCTGAACTCGGTGGGCACCCTGCTGCACCTGCGGATGGACGTCGGCGACCGGTACCTGTGGACGCTGCCGATGTTCCACGCCAACGGCTGGACCTACACCTGGACGGTGACCGCCGCCGCGGCCACCCACGTCTGCCTGCGCGCGGTCGACCCGGCCAGGGCGTTCGAGCTGATCCGCACCGAGCGGATCAGCCGGCTGTGCGCCGCGCCCACCGTGCTGATCATGCTGGCCAACACGCCGGCGGAGGTGCGCGGCGAGGTCCCGCCGGGGGTGCACGTGGTCACCGCGGGCGCCTCGCCGGCCGCGGCCACCATCGAGCGGCTGGAGGACGAGCTCGGCTGGACCGTCACGCACGTCTACGGCCTCACCGAGACCGCGCCGTTCATCACCGTCTGCGAGCCGCGCCCGGAGCACGCCGGGCTGGCCGCCCGGGACCGCGCCGCGCTCAAGGCCCGCCAGGGCGTCGAGCTGATCACCTCCGGCGAGCTGCGGGTCCTCGGCGAGGACGGCGGGGAGGTCCCCTGGGACGGCGCCACCATCGGCGAGATCGCGGTCCGCGGCAACGTGGTGATGGCCGGCTACTACAACGACCCGGAGGCCACCGACCGGGCGATGGGCGACGGCTGGTTCCGCACCGGCGACGCCGCCGTCACCCACCCCGACGGCTACGTGGAGATCCAGGACCGGATCAAGGACGTCATCATCTCCGGCGGCGAGAACATCTCCTCCATCGAGGTCGAGGGGGTGCTGCTGCGCCACCCCTCGGTCCAGGAGGCCGCCGTCGTCGGCGTCCCGCACGAGAAGTGGGGCGAGACCCCCAAGGCCACCATCGTGCTGCGCGACGGCGCCTCGGCCACCGCGGAGGAGATCATCGCCTTCGCCCGCGACCACCTGGCCCACTTCAAGGCCCCCACCTCGGTCGAGTTCGCCGACCGGCTGCCCAAGACCGCCACCGGCAAGATCCAGAAGTACGTACTCCGCAAGGGCGCCTCGGCGGTGTCCCGGCAGTAG
- a CDS encoding amidohydrolase family protein, which yields MAAVSRNAAEQIPGDGERERVRAMWRGLGLPGLIDVHTHFMPDNVLRKVWAYFDALRNPDGSPYWPITYRADEGERVELLRGFGVRRFTSLLYPHRPAMAKWLNGWAAEFAARTPDCLHSATFYPEPEAAGYTAEAIGAGARIFKAHLQVGGYDPRDPLLAGVWGALADSGTPVVVHCGSGPEPGPFTGPGPFAEVLREHPRLTAVIAHAGTPEYTAFLDLAERYEGVHLDTTMVFTDFTERTAPFPAGELPRLAELGGRVLLGTDFPNIPYPYLEQLEALAGLGLGEDWLRAVLYGNAARLFGAPAP from the coding sequence CTGGCCGCCGTGAGTCGAAACGCGGCAGAGCAGATACCGGGAGACGGCGAGCGGGAGCGGGTCCGCGCGATGTGGCGGGGCCTCGGCCTGCCCGGCCTGATCGACGTGCACACCCACTTCATGCCGGACAACGTGCTGCGCAAGGTGTGGGCCTACTTCGACGCGCTGCGCAACCCCGACGGCTCCCCGTACTGGCCGATCACCTACCGGGCGGACGAGGGTGAGCGGGTGGAGCTGCTCCGCGGGTTCGGGGTGCGGCGCTTCACCTCGCTGCTCTACCCGCACCGGCCGGCCATGGCGAAGTGGCTCAACGGGTGGGCCGCGGAGTTCGCCGCGCGCACCCCGGACTGCCTGCACAGCGCCACCTTCTACCCGGAGCCGGAGGCCGCGGGCTACACCGCGGAGGCGATCGGCGCGGGGGCGCGGATCTTCAAGGCGCACCTGCAGGTCGGCGGGTACGACCCGCGGGACCCGCTGCTGGCCGGGGTATGGGGCGCGCTGGCCGACTCCGGCACGCCGGTGGTGGTGCACTGCGGCTCGGGGCCGGAGCCGGGGCCGTTCACCGGGCCGGGGCCGTTCGCCGAGGTGCTGCGCGAGCACCCCCGGCTGACCGCGGTCATCGCGCACGCCGGCACGCCCGAGTACACCGCCTTCCTGGACCTGGCCGAGCGGTACGAGGGGGTCCACCTGGACACCACCATGGTGTTCACCGACTTCACCGAGCGCACGGCCCCGTTCCCCGCCGGGGAGCTGCCCCGGCTGGCGGAGCTGGGCGGGAGGGTCCTGCTCGGCACCGACTTCCCGAACATCCCCTACCCCTACCTGGAGCAGCTGGAGGCGCTGGCCGGGCTGGGCCTGGGCGAGGACTGGCTGCGCGCCGTGCTGTACGGCAACGCCGCCCGGCTGTTCGGGGCGCCCGCCCCCTGA
- a CDS encoding class I SAM-dependent methyltransferase: protein MATAYWEGPGAAKEFTHPVPYRLLREHLAADARILDIGCGYGRVLRRLADAGYRGAVGADPSAALVARGRRAWPDLDLRHAPGLPLPFRDGSFDAVLLVAVLSVVPDDAEQRRIAAEAERLCAPGGTVLLCDFPLQDGPRYTERYAASPSPVHGVFTTPDGGLFRHHDPAHLAALFTGCTRVHTEDVEMTSMNGHPIRGLQWLLRRNR from the coding sequence ATGGCGACGGCGTACTGGGAGGGGCCGGGGGCGGCCAAGGAGTTCACCCACCCGGTGCCCTACCGGCTGCTCCGCGAGCACCTGGCGGCCGACGCGCGGATCCTCGACATCGGCTGCGGGTACGGGCGGGTGCTGCGGAGGCTGGCCGACGCCGGGTACCGCGGCGCGGTCGGCGCCGACCCATCGGCGGCGCTCGTCGCGCGCGGCCGGCGCGCATGGCCCGACCTGGACCTGCGGCACGCCCCCGGGCTGCCGCTGCCGTTCCGCGACGGCTCCTTCGACGCGGTGCTGCTGGTCGCGGTGCTCTCGGTCGTCCCGGACGACGCAGAGCAGCGCCGGATCGCCGCCGAGGCCGAGCGGCTCTGCGCGCCCGGCGGCACCGTGCTGCTCTGCGACTTCCCGCTGCAGGACGGGCCCCGCTACACCGAGCGGTACGCCGCCTCCCCCTCCCCGGTGCACGGCGTCTTCACCACCCCCGACGGCGGCCTCTTCCGCCACCACGACCCCGCCCACCTGGCCGCGCTCTTCACCGGGTGCACCCGGGTGCACACCGAGGACGTCGAGATGACCAGCATGAACGGCCACCCGATCCGGGGGCTGCAGTGGCTGCTGCGGCGGAACCGGTGA
- a CDS encoding alpha/beta hydrolase gives MAHRKAIPLIVSAAVGAAVCGPVPAAAGTAGGAGTVLEWRDCTVDDVAPDPFGGGGEMPEPPDGMRCADLEVPIDYDDPAGATVALQVARVPSTGGGDTGPPVLLAPGGPGGPGIADFAPWTGAADGLLDGADLVTWNPRGTGGETMEMLSPEECLMSGPEFTVPRTEEEYDAAVAANEEAFELCRSAAPELFANMDSATHARDMDAIRAALGEERLRHFGYSYGAVLDVSYARLFPQRVEAMFLDSAVSHVGDFEIEESAFYRMMEEAFAEFAEWCAGADECVWQGEDVSAEWRALTAAAEEEPIPAGDGDLLLDGDDLRTAAAPMAKNAELWPVFSEAAGNALDGDASGFLNGPGGGRPYFSSSSQATECADGVRFGDYQGYRAALERGDELSPNFGGNQAGYDLACTGWPVPEANPRGPIDADGLPPMLLASSANEFFDAEEVAEQVPGSVAVQLEGIDHNLYLELGNGCVIGHADRYLLDGVLPEQGTTCELDA, from the coding sequence GTGGCCCATCGGAAAGCGATCCCCCTCATCGTGTCGGCGGCGGTCGGGGCCGCCGTCTGCGGGCCGGTCCCGGCCGCGGCCGGGACCGCCGGCGGGGCCGGGACCGTACTGGAATGGCGGGACTGCACGGTCGATGACGTGGCCCCCGACCCGTTCGGCGGCGGTGGGGAGATGCCGGAGCCGCCCGACGGCATGCGCTGCGCCGACCTGGAGGTCCCCATCGACTACGACGACCCGGCGGGCGCGACGGTCGCCCTGCAGGTGGCCCGGGTGCCGAGTACCGGCGGCGGCGATACGGGGCCGCCGGTGCTGCTCGCCCCCGGCGGGCCGGGCGGGCCGGGGATCGCGGACTTCGCCCCGTGGACGGGTGCGGCGGACGGCCTGCTGGACGGGGCGGACCTGGTGACCTGGAACCCGCGCGGCACCGGTGGGGAGACCATGGAGATGCTGTCGCCGGAGGAGTGCCTGATGAGCGGCCCGGAGTTCACCGTGCCGCGCACCGAGGAGGAGTACGACGCGGCCGTCGCCGCCAACGAGGAGGCGTTCGAGCTGTGCCGGTCGGCCGCCCCGGAGCTCTTCGCGAACATGGACTCAGCGACCCACGCCCGGGACATGGACGCGATCCGGGCGGCCCTCGGTGAGGAGCGGCTGCGGCACTTCGGCTACTCCTACGGCGCCGTGCTGGACGTGTCCTACGCCCGCCTGTTCCCGCAGCGGGTCGAGGCGATGTTCCTGGACAGCGCGGTCAGCCATGTCGGGGACTTCGAAATCGAGGAGAGCGCCTTCTACCGGATGATGGAGGAGGCGTTCGCCGAGTTCGCCGAGTGGTGCGCCGGTGCGGACGAGTGCGTCTGGCAGGGCGAGGACGTCTCCGCCGAGTGGCGGGCGCTGACCGCGGCGGCCGAGGAGGAGCCGATCCCCGCGGGCGACGGCGACCTGCTCCTGGACGGCGACGACCTGCGGACGGCGGCCGCCCCGATGGCGAAGAACGCCGAGCTCTGGCCGGTGTTCTCCGAGGCGGCCGGGAACGCCCTGGACGGTGACGCCTCCGGGTTCCTGAACGGGCCCGGCGGAGGGCGGCCCTACTTCTCCAGCTCCTCCCAGGCGACCGAGTGCGCCGACGGCGTCCGGTTCGGCGACTACCAGGGGTACCGCGCCGCCCTGGAGCGCGGCGACGAGCTCTCCCCGAACTTCGGCGGCAACCAGGCCGGCTACGACCTGGCCTGCACCGGCTGGCCGGTGCCGGAGGCCAACCCGCGCGGGCCGATCGACGCGGACGGGCTGCCGCCGATGCTGCTCGCCTCCTCCGCCAACGAGTTCTTCGACGCCGAGGAGGTCGCCGAGCAGGTGCCGGGGTCGGTCGCGGTGCAGCTGGAGGGCATCGACCACAACCTCTACCTGGAGCTGGGCAACGGCTGCGTGATCGGCCACGCCGACCGGTACCTGCTGGACGGCGTGCTGCCCGAGCAGGGCACCACCTGCGAGCTCGACGCCTGA
- a CDS encoding serpin family protein, protein MTDETPYPAHLAFASRANTRISAALRGEDGHVWSPYSAAEALTLVAAGAGGRTRGELDELLGDLDGHAAALRAAAEGAPGLRAAVSLRIRSGLPVLPEFGAAPAARPASVRTADFAGDPQGVRREVNEEVSAATGGLIPELLPQRAVTAETQALLLSALLVRLRWKHPFDPARTALLPFRAPGGERKVPMMRGRFRLPFAETAGWRMASLIGHGGYRLDVLLPDDPAAAAPAGGVLDALYRSAVPARLDLVLPRFEITRRLDLARPLRTAGVRTLFSPAAELSGIVGAPLRVDSVIHQARLRVDEEGAVAAAATAVLADPGSTRRPAPPPLFLVDRPFCFALRRGPAVLFLGRVASPVDPLAG, encoded by the coding sequence ATGACCGACGAGACCCCCTACCCCGCGCACCTGGCGTTCGCATCCCGGGCGAACACCCGGATCTCCGCCGCCCTGCGCGGCGAGGACGGCCACGTCTGGTCGCCGTACTCGGCGGCCGAGGCGCTCACCCTGGTCGCCGCCGGGGCCGGCGGCCGGACCCGCGGCGAACTGGACGAGCTGCTCGGCGACCTGGACGGGCACGCCGCCGCGCTGCGCGCCGCCGCCGAGGGCGCGCCCGGCCTGCGGGCCGCCGTCTCGCTGCGGATCCGCTCCGGGCTGCCGGTGCTGCCGGAGTTCGGCGCCGCGCCGGCCGCGCGGCCGGCGTCGGTGCGCACCGCCGACTTCGCCGGCGACCCGCAGGGGGTGCGGCGGGAGGTCAACGAGGAGGTCTCCGCGGCCACCGGCGGCCTCATCCCCGAGCTGCTCCCGCAGCGGGCCGTCACCGCCGAGACCCAGGCGCTGCTGCTGTCCGCGCTGCTGGTCCGGCTCCGCTGGAAGCACCCGTTCGACCCCGCGCGGACCGCCCTGCTCCCGTTCCGCGCGCCCGGCGGCGAGCGGAAGGTGCCGATGATGCGCGGGCGGTTCCGGCTGCCCTTCGCCGAGACCGCCGGGTGGCGGATGGCCTCGCTGATCGGCCACGGCGGCTACCGCCTGGACGTCCTGCTGCCGGACGACCCCGCGGCCGCCGCCCCCGCCGGCGGCGTCCTGGACGCGCTGTACCGCTCCGCCGTCCCGGCCCGCCTCGACCTCGTCCTCCCCCGGTTCGAGATCACCCGCCGCCTCGACCTGGCCCGCCCGCTCCGCACCGCGGGCGTGCGCACCCTGTTCAGCCCGGCCGCCGAGCTCTCCGGGATCGTCGGCGCGCCGCTGCGCGTCGACAGCGTGATCCACCAGGCCCGGCTCCGGGTGGACGAGGAGGGCGCGGTGGCCGCCGCCGCGACAGCCGTGCTCGCCGACCCCGGCAGCACCCGCCGGCCGGCCCCGCCGCCGCTGTTCCTCGTCGACCGGCCGTTCTGCTTCGCGCTGCGCCGCGGGCCGGCCGTCCTCTTCCTCGGCCGGGTCGCCTCCCCGGTCGACCCGCTCGCCGGCTGA
- a CDS encoding DUF2306 domain-containing protein, giving the protein MTSPTLDPAPAERPRRPRRSTPWWRRPWVAPLALATLVFLSFSVPRYAALDPEQALFFAEGPAWSYAWYYPVLVTHIFAGAVAMLAVCLQVWPWLRRRHPAVHRWSGRVYVWLGLPLVGLASLAIAPLSSTGPGTAVSNVVWSLLWITCTAAGYLAVRRRRHAEHRVWMLRSFALIFAIALNRIWAVVCTAVMLPLLDTAFAGDEAAMMMTIAASSSWLSWTVNLIAVEWWMQHRGRARAGNRARRAAVGTA; this is encoded by the coding sequence ATGACCTCCCCCACCCTCGACCCCGCCCCGGCGGAACGGCCCCGGCGCCCCCGGAGGAGCACCCCCTGGTGGCGCCGGCCCTGGGTGGCCCCGCTGGCCCTGGCCACCCTCGTCTTCCTCTCCTTCTCGGTACCGCGCTACGCGGCGCTCGACCCGGAGCAGGCGCTGTTCTTCGCCGAGGGGCCGGCGTGGAGTTACGCCTGGTACTACCCGGTTCTGGTCACGCACATCTTCGCCGGGGCGGTGGCGATGCTCGCGGTCTGCCTGCAGGTCTGGCCGTGGCTGCGGCGCCGGCACCCGGCGGTGCACCGGTGGAGCGGCCGGGTCTACGTCTGGCTGGGGCTGCCCCTGGTCGGGCTGGCGTCGCTGGCGATCGCCCCGCTCAGCAGCACCGGCCCCGGCACCGCGGTGAGCAACGTGGTCTGGTCGCTGCTCTGGATCACCTGCACCGCCGCCGGCTACCTGGCGGTCCGGCGGCGCCGCCACGCCGAGCACCGGGTGTGGATGCTGCGCAGTTTCGCGCTGATCTTCGCGATCGCGCTGAACCGGATCTGGGCCGTCGTCTGCACCGCCGTCATGCTGCCCCTGCTGGACACCGCGTTCGCCGGGGACGAGGCCGCGATGATGATGACCATCGCCGCCAGCAGCAGCTGGCTGAGCTGGACCGTCAACCTGATCGCCGTGGAGTGGTGGATGCAGCACCGCGGGCGCGCCCGGGCGGGGAACCGGGCCCGGCGGGCCGCCGTCGGAACGGCATGA